The following coding sequences lie in one Microcoleus sp. FACHB-831 genomic window:
- a CDS encoding LysE family translocator produces the protein MPMQSSMTFSSIVALFSAMVVLASIPSVSVVAVSTRAATSGFIHGVFTTIGIVLGDIIFIIIAIWGLSFLAETMGSLFVVIKYLGGAYLILLGIGLCRSKAKELETEEVIESSLLSSFLTGLFITLGDQKATLFYLGFFPAFLDLSKISYFDTSIIIAITILAVGGVKLGYAFMADRARLFISSKIRKGMNIAAGCVMIAVGVFLVTKA, from the coding sequence ATGCCTATGCAAAGCAGTATGACATTTAGCAGCATTGTTGCATTATTCAGTGCAATGGTTGTTCTGGCTTCTATTCCCAGCGTTAGTGTAGTGGCTGTCTCCACAAGAGCAGCTACCTCTGGATTTATTCATGGTGTTTTCACCACCATAGGTATAGTGCTTGGTGACATCATTTTCATAATAATAGCCATTTGGGGTTTATCGTTTCTTGCGGAAACGATGGGGAGCCTATTTGTCGTAATAAAATACCTTGGCGGTGCTTATCTTATATTGTTAGGAATAGGGCTATGTAGGTCAAAAGCGAAGGAGCTGGAGACAGAGGAAGTTATAGAATCTTCTTTGTTGTCCAGTTTTTTGACTGGGCTGTTTATTACATTAGGAGATCAAAAAGCCACCTTATTTTATCTTGGGTTTTTTCCAGCTTTTCTCGATCTTTCTAAAATATCTTATTTTGACACCAGCATCATTATAGCGATTACTATATTGGCTGTAGGCGGCGTAAAACTTGGTTATGCATTCATGGCGGACAGAGCTAGATTGTTTATTAGTTCCAAAATAAGAAAAGGAATGAACATTGCCGCTGGCTGTGTAATGATTGCTGTTGGAGTATTTTTAGTAACAAAGGCTTAA